One part of the Bradyrhizobium sp. CB1650 genome encodes these proteins:
- a CDS encoding ABC transporter permease translates to MREAAVASQPNPLQRIPGVAIVLVVLIALFGVLAPGFLSIANLSNVLVQSTILTMLALPMTLIIMTEGLDLSMGAVLTLTSLCVAIVSLATKSMLLGLGAGLLVGAAFGTVNGWLVAILGIPPFVATLGTLGMAQGLSLIVSDGQSVVGIPHSVRDIYSATLLGVPVPIVMALVTYAAFHALLYHTRVGTYIFALGGNREALRYAGLSANRLLIAVYAIGGAMAGIAGLLMTARMNSGHPTAGLGLEFDAIAAVAVGGTSFERGNGWLLGTVLGVIAVGVLRNGLNLISLPSSVQVASVGVLVIVALFLDGVRSRS, encoded by the coding sequence ATGCGTGAGGCCGCGGTCGCATCACAACCAAATCCGCTGCAGCGCATTCCCGGCGTCGCAATCGTGCTGGTGGTTCTGATCGCGCTGTTCGGTGTGCTTGCGCCGGGCTTCCTGTCGATTGCCAACCTCTCCAACGTGCTGGTGCAGTCGACGATCCTGACCATGCTCGCGCTGCCGATGACGCTGATCATCATGACGGAAGGGCTGGACCTGTCGATGGGCGCGGTGCTGACGCTGACCTCGCTCTGCGTTGCGATCGTGTCCCTCGCGACCAAGTCGATGCTGCTGGGCCTGGGCGCCGGCCTGCTGGTCGGCGCGGCCTTCGGCACCGTCAACGGCTGGCTCGTCGCGATCCTCGGCATTCCGCCGTTCGTCGCGACGCTTGGCACGCTCGGCATGGCGCAGGGCCTGTCGCTGATCGTCAGCGACGGCCAGAGCGTGGTCGGCATTCCCCATAGTGTGCGGGACATCTATTCCGCAACGCTTCTGGGCGTCCCCGTGCCGATCGTGATGGCGCTCGTCACCTATGCGGCCTTTCACGCCCTGCTCTATCACACCCGCGTCGGCACCTACATCTTCGCCCTTGGCGGCAATCGCGAGGCACTGCGCTATGCCGGCCTTTCGGCGAACCGGCTCCTGATCGCGGTCTATGCGATCGGCGGCGCCATGGCCGGCATCGCCGGCCTGCTGATGACCGCGCGCATGAATTCCGGGCATCCGACCGCCGGTCTCGGCCTCGAATTCGACGCCATCGCGGCCGTGGCGGTCGGCGGCACCTCGTTCGAGCGGGGCAATGGCTGGCTGCTCGGCACCGTGCTCGGCGTGATCGCGGTGGGCGTGCTGCGCAACGGGTTGAATCTGATCTCGCTGCCGTCCTCGGTGCAGGTCGCAAGCGTCGGCGTCCTCGTCATCGTCGCGCTGTTCCTCGACGGTGTTCGGAGCCGGTCATGA